Genomic segment of Candidatus Cloacimonadota bacterium:
ACCTTGAATGTGCCTATGGTTTGATCAGGGTTATATCTAGTCTGGCTTGCATTCAAAGATGCAGAGGGAAGCAGTCCGGTATAAGCATTCCAGCGTGCTGATTGGCTCGATTTCAATGCTTCGATCTCTGCAAGATAGCCAGGAAAATTCTTCAGGGCTAACTCTTTTGCGAGCTCTAGATCAAGATCGAGGGCATAGAGATTCATAAATGCAAACAAAAATACAGTTACGCTTACAAGTACTCTCTTTTTCATTCTTTAATCTCCTCTTTCTTTAAAAAATATGACTCATTCTCAGAATTCTCTGCAAAGCTGATGAATCCATTCAATGCTTTCAGATTCGCCTTGTGAAGTACCACGAACATGTCCTCCATCAAAGTAAAATAGTTCATCTCTGGTTCTGAAAAATTCTTTATTAAATTCTCTTTCTTCTTATCAAGGTCTCTCATATGAGACAAAAAGACACCTTTCATATGCTTAATGATCTCAATGAATTCCTCTTGTGTAACATTGTTTTTACAAAAACGGAGAAGGTGCCAGAATCCTGCCGGATTCAAAGAAGAATAATTGAGTAAGAAATCCTTAAGATTATCTCTTAAGAATTTAATTCCTTTATCAGTAGCAGAATAAACTTTTCTCGGTGGATTATTCTCATCAAATTCATATTCTCCTGAAATCAATCCCTCCTTCTCATAACGTTTCAATATCGAATAGACTGAAGGTTTTTTAATTTCCATCATGTCATAGATACCTTTTTCTTCGAAAAAATTACATAACTTATATCCGTGCATCGGTCTATAATTTATCAAACCAAGAACGGTTAATTCTATACTTGAGATCATCGTATCTCCTTTCGATGCCAATCGGTAGTCTTAACAATAATAGTGTCAAGTATTATATTATTTTTTAGAATAGTCTCTTTTATATCATTACTTATTATATTACCCAGGAGAAAAAACAAAACTAATAGTTTAATTGACATACATATGCAATACATTATCTTTTTTTCTAAATTAATAAAGGAGTACAGCATGAAAGTTAAGGTATTAATTATTTTCGTAATTCTAAACGCTATCGTTTGCTCTTCTGTATTTGCTCAGGATAAGAACTGGAGTAACACCACCGAGCTTTCTTTTGTAAATACAACAGGAAATACAGAAGTAACAACGTTATCAGCAAAAGACAAACTATCGTACAAATTCTCTCCAAAGATCGAGACCATTCTCAATCTCGCAGCATTGTATGGCAAAAGTGATGGTGTTAAAAATTCTGAAAATTATTCAGCAAAACTTAAAATATCCTATTTGATTTCCGAGAGGTTTTATACAAGTCTTATAGCCGGATGGTCAAAGGATGAATTTGCAGGTGTGGATTCCAAGATATGGATAGGACCTGCACTTGGATATAAGATACTTACCGGACCGAAACACACACTCGATTTCGAGGCTGGTGCAGAATATGTCGATGAGAAATTTGTCGATGACACAAAAAATGGCTATTTTAATGGAAGAGCATTTACTGAATATAAATTCATATTCTCAGAAAAAAGCAATCTTTCTCAATCGCTTGAATTTAATTATGATTTTGAAAACAGCGATAATTATGATATGACATCTGTCACTGCAATAACGACTGCACTCAGCGATATGCTCTCTCTGAAGGCAAGCTACAACATAAACTATGTGAATGCACCAGTCCCAGCAACACTGAAGAAAACAGACACTGCACTATCGGTTTCACTTATAATCAATATGTAAATATTTTAACAGTACAATAACAAAAGGGACTGAAATATAATCAGTCCCTTTATTCATTTATAATATATCTTATTTCATCAAAATCATTTTCTCGGTCATTTGAGGTTCACCATCAACTGATAATCTATACAAATAAATACCTGATTTAAGATCGCTTCCATAATTATCTTTTCCATCCCACATAACGGAATACTCGCCTGGATTGCACGAATCTTTAAGAAGTGTCTTTACGATCTGCCCTTTGATGTTATAGATGGTTACTTCGACGAATTCAGTCTGGGGTAATGAAAATGATATCTTTGTTTGGTTAGTAAACGGATTCGGATAGTTCTTCAATGAGAAAACTCTGTCATTATTCGGATCATCTATGCCGACGCCAGAGGAATTCAGCGAACCGGGAGTTCCATGTTCTGTCGATGCATGCCAATTCTCAGCAAGTGTGTTATCAAAATTGGGATCGAGCAACTCGAGGGTAGGACCGTTTCCGTCCGGTTCTGTGGGCCACGGATCTTCATCGTCATATTCCACAGAATCAACGAGTGCTCCTGTAACATTGAACAGTCTCACCTGATCGCCACCTCCACCAAAACCAAAATCTAAATTTCCTATAAGATTTTCAACATCAGGAAAACAGCTCTTAAACATAGAAGAATCAACGCAAAGCACGAGATACTCTTCTAGTCCTAATACTGTATTATCAGGAATCACAAAGATATGATCATCATTATCATCCTTTACTATCCATCCTGAAATATCCACTTCTTGATCGTCATTGTTATACAGCTCTATCCAGTCATCAGGATCAAAATCATCTTCAGAATTATAATTTATCTCGTTGATAAGCACATCTCCGGTTACACCAATAACTCCAATCTCATAATATTCGTGTGAAGCTCTTTGTGGAAAGAATACTCCCTGATCTGAGTTTTGTGCATAAAAATAGTAATTAACATCATCATAACCTACTTGTATACTTACACCATAGGTACCATCTCCAGCAGTTCCATCATTATGATTTCCATCATCATACATTTCGAGGGCTGAAAATCCATCATACGCACATAATCTATAATAAAGAAAGACATCATCAGCATCGGTTACATCTGCATTTATCCAGGTTGTTGTTCCCGGTGCAACAAACTGTGGTGTATAGTTCTGATTGGAAATTTCAGGAATCGCACCCTGAAACGCGGATTGATTCAGCAACCATGTTGATCGTGTATCCATGAGCTGTGTTAAACCAACCACAGGCTGGCTTCCGGGTCCCATCCCTCCAACTGTGGAGGTAATATTTTGATTGAACTCTGAATATGAATAAAAGGTGTTTGGATCATTTTGATATTCGGAATCTATGATATCCTGTAACTCTTGCGCTCTTGTTTCATACAAACCATTTTCAAAATAGTCTTCGATAATCGTTCGCATATGAGCAATATACATTTTCTTGTATTTGTCGATATTCAATACTTTTCCAATGATAGGATAATATGAATCATACATGTTTAAAAGAGGATCAAGTGTCTGCAATTGGTAGGTGTTTAACGGTGGACCACCAAGAAGCATCGAAAATGCACCAAAATTTTCGTTCAAATCCCAAAGAATTGGATTAAATCTATCTGAACCATCTTTGAATAAATAAAAATTGTGACCAAAATTTATTGGTGCATCAAGATTGACCGTCAGGTTATCATAAGCTAACATCCATAAATGATTATCTACATTCAGATAATCAGCCATTTCGTCGGGATTATTGTTAAATACTTCCAGGAAATCAATTAAATCTGACCAACCTTCATCAGACTTTAATTCGTAATAATCATAATAACTGCTGGAATCAGCACCATGATAACCCCATACAATTGTTACTGTTGGACTAGCCCCACCAGAAAGTTCGCCTTTAAAGCGAACATCTACTGCACCGGGAAAGTGGTTGTTCTTAAAATACTTATCAACCGATTGAACACTAGTGTATAATCCAATATATTGTTCATTCACTGTAACCTCGCAGAAATTTGCGAGTCCCGCAATCATATAGTTCCGTGCTATTTCATAGCTGAGAGTTTCTCGAACAAAAGAAGGATCCTTGAATCCATTTGCGAGTTTGAGGGTTCCGTAATTTTGATAGGTTTGATCATCAATAATATGATCGAGTTTGATATTGAAGGGATTTTTGACATTATTCGGTGAATAGGAACTGTTTCCCTTATACCGAACACCAACACTGTCAAACTGAATACCGTTGACCGTAACCGATCCAACAAGTCGTTCCTCATCACCCGCTGCATAATACGTATCAAGTATGTAATCCCAGTTCGATTCAGCAAACGTAATCTCTATTTGTGTGATTGTATTGATATCATAAAGATCTTGGGCAAATAACGAAGCGACTGGTAACAATAAAATCGAAATTATAAAAGCTAATTTCTTCATGGTTCTCCTTACAGCATAAAAGCGTTTTATATTTAAGAGGTAATAAATCCCTATTGGTTTAATTATATTTAAATATGAATGATCTTTTTATTTTCGAAATCACTTTAGAAAGACTAATCGTCCATAATCCTTTGTGTCAAATTTATTTATAGAATAAAAATAAATACCGTTCGGCACCTGTTTGTGCATGCTGTCATTACCATCCCAGGAGAACAAGTATGTATGCATATTATCAGCTATTATTTCTTGAGCATTAAGTTCAGAGATTTTCTGCCCAATAATATTATATATTATCAGTTTTGGTTCTACTAAAACTGTATTCATTGAATAAGATATGTTCGTAGTGTGAGAGAAGGGATTGGGGCTGCACTGGCAAACAACAATGTCTTGAGGAGGATCATCAACAGAGTAAACCTGTAAATCGTTTATATCTCTTGGGTTAATTCCGTATTCTTCCCAGCTGTAATCGAGTGCACCGATTACATATGTAAATTCCTCACTTAAAGTAGCATCATAAAAATACATCCCATCGTCCACCTGGCATTCTCCGGTTCCGTCATCCACATACCATTCATTACTTGTATTCGGTTCCTGAGTCACAACAACATTCTCAACTTTTACAAGACATCCCTCATAAGATTCGGCACTAACAGGTTCGACAAGATCGCCGGTTAGAACGACAATAGGATCAGGCACAGGATTACCACTGCTTACAATATCTGTGGATGCATATCGGATCTCAGTCAGCCCATAATATTCATACACTTCTCCGCTGAGTTCAACCATATCACCGATACTCGGGCTTACTCCTGCATTGTACACATAAATACCTTCCCATTCTCCACCGTCGGGTGAAGATATAAAGAAATTGTTGTCATATCCTCCGTATCCAACGGCTGTAACAATTCCTGAGGTCGCAACCGTCTGACCGTTCAATGGTGATGGATAGGTTCCATCAGCTCCGGGATCGGTTGTATATTGAATATCGTATATGGAAGTCAACCCAGGTTGGATAACCGTAAAATCAGACACCAGAGGAATATGATCGGATGCTTCTGTTACATCACTTGCATAGAGCCCATATGCATTCAAAGTATCTGCATTCATTTCCGGTGTGAACATCACAAATTTTCTTTCGGAAGTAAGCACGTAATCACTGTAGATCATGAAATCGAGTCTGCCAGGATAGTATGAACTCGATGCAGAATACCAGGTATAGAACATCGGCAGTTCGGTCAATCGCGCACACAGATCACCGAAATCGGAGCCATCCCAGTCCGGTGTGAAATCCGGCTCGAACTGCGGATTGATAATATCGCCAGTCAGCAATGTTTCAAGCTGCTGTGCATAGCCCACAAGGTTCAGATCGCCTGTGATGAGGATCGGAGTAAACTCGTCTAGCGTAAGCACTCCTCCCGGCTCTTTTGCATCTCGTATAAATGCCATGAGTTCATCGATCTCAAGCTGACGTGCTGTATTATAATCTCCAAAAGAAAGGTGCGCTACAATGAACAGAAAATCCGAATCCACTTGCGGACTCAAATCGATAAGATATGCTGCACATTTATTTAAAACAAAATAATCCGTTATGGGATACCGGCTTACTACATAGATATCATCGCCCGTAATCCCTTGGCAGTACCACTGTTCGCCCGTACCGGAGGGAAGCATGGTCTCGATGAGTTGTTTGACATCATTTGAGGTATGATTATAGATCTCTTCAAGGGCAATGATATCTGGATCGATGGCTGAAAATATTCGGTCGAAATTATCATACAAAGACGGTTCGAAGATATTATTTGAGAGTACATTATACTCCATAATTCTGAAATCCGTTCCCGTCTTCTTATGCAATGAGATCTGTTCGATAGGAGGCAGTGTTGAATTATCAAAACTGTATGAAACAATATTTCCAATATCAGGAAGATAATCGTTACCCGGTCCATTATCATGAAAAACAATGCGGAAGGAGTTCTGCGGAAAAAGTTGCTGTCCAAAAAGTGAAATCGTCCGGTCGATCGCTATCTCGAACCTATCCGAAGTAACTGTCGGTGCTGTAACAAGCCCTATATATTGATGATAGATCGTATAACGTGCAGTATAGACTCCCTGCCTGTTTCCGAATACCCATTTTACTTCTGCGCCGATTCCATTGATCAGAATACCGGTACTTGCATTATTATCCGTATCGAGATAGAGTGTGATCTTATTGAGATCCTGAAGATTCAATTCATCTCCGATCTCGATGTAAAAATAAACAAATCGCTCATCGTTGGCTGCTTTCAGCATACCAAAATCGATATCACCGGACTGCTGATCTCCACTCTCATCATCGTACAATGGTAGAATACTATCCCAATCCGAGAAATCACCATCCAGCCAGATGCGTGCAGCCTGGCTGTTCTCATATTTTGTTGAATCGCAACACGCAATCGACGTGAGCATGAAAAACATAAACATGAATGTGAAAATATAAAAAAATCTTGTATGCTTCATAGCATCTCCTAAAATTTCTTAAAGAATTACATATCCTTAGATAATTATGTCAAAGTTTATCGACAAGCAAAAAAAATGCCACACCTGCAATAAGATGTGGCATTAATAGAATTTATTTCTTTAATCAAAATAATGCATGAACTTACCCGCTTCCATCGTGGCTGCAGGAAGAAATTCACCGATTGGATTTTCTTTGAAATCTGTGCAAATATAGATAATTTTTGTTGGACGATGAAGACATAAAAGATTTCCATCCATCAATCGGGAGGTTACTTCAGAGCTTATATTGTGTCCACGAACGTAGAGATAGAATTCTTCATTGTTCGGTTTTCGCCAGATCGCATCCGTATTATTAGGAAGAAGGATCGGTTCATAGAGATTATACTTCACGACATTCTGAAAGTTCTCCATAAGATAGTGGGAGTTATCCTCATCAACAAAAACGATCATGTCATCATCAAACGTGAGCGCTCGAGTGTCTTTGGAGATGTTGTTTCCCTCTTTATAGAACATATAGTGATTCTCGTCCGAGGTGCGTGTCCAGAGATTCTTTCCCTGTACCGGTAATATGGCTGCTTTATATAATCCTAATGGTGTTGCTGTTTCATAATCAACGAGATAGTACCATTCATCATTTTCGTAATCATAGACCAATAGGTCATCACCGACCCATGCATTCCTGGCATGCGATGCGATTGCGATACCCTGAACGTAGAGCCAGAAACTTCCTTCACCGTCTTTATACCACAGAGCACCATTATCGATCTCGAGTGGTTTTGGAATGAGAATTTCATCGTCAACTTGTTGCTGGCTGTATGTAAGGAAATAGTAGTCTTCGTCCTCGGGTATCCAGACACAGAAATCATCAGCAATCCTGAAACCCTCAGTATTTTGGCTGACATTCTCCCCTTCGTAAAAACAGTAGTAATTCTCAAGATTATTTTGAGATATGATTGCAACGCCATCCTCGGCAAAATGCCCGAGAGCGTTCTGCCATTCATCCTCAGGAACATTATCGATATCCTTTAAAAGAAAGTAAATCCCCACTTCTGGATCGAACACGACCATATCACCTTCGTCTGTGAGATACACCGTTGTTCTTTCAGAAATATCTTCCTCATTCAACATAAGAGCGAAGGACTCCCTATTGTTATACACCTTCCATTGAACCATGATGGTATCGTCAGTTTGTACCGGATCATCTTTCACCTTTTTCTTTCGTGGTATAAGTGCCATACAATGTCCTTTCAATAGTAATGAATTTTAGATGGACTGAATCAATATCATTAAAACATGTCAAATAAATTTGACAACAATTCATTAGTAGTCTATTCATGACTACCAATTAGAGTTAATATGGAAAATAGAAAAATTAAGAGTCTTATTGATATTGGACTCAAAGAAATAGAAGCTGAAATTTATCTGATCCTTCTCAGGGAAAAAAATATAACTGCATATAAAGCTGCGAAGATCGTAAAAAAACCAAAAACTACTGTATATAAAGCATTGGAAATCATGGAAAAAGAAGGACTGATTCGCAGCAATAGAGCATCTCAGCCAATCACTTTCACCGCCGTTGATATAAAAGAATATCTTGATGGAAAAAAGGCAGAGTTCGAGAAAAATCGAAAAATAGCGGAAGATGAGTTGAAGGATATCGAAGAAATACCGGCGGATACAGGAATTTTTGAAATCACCAAGCTTCACCAGGTCTACTCAAAAGCAAAAGAAATCCTGAATCGAACAGAGAAAATGGCACTTATTGCATGTTCCAATATTACAGATCCTGAAATCATCAACGCTATCCAGGATGCTGCTCAAAGAGGTGTGAAAATTCTCATACAATGCTTTCATGGCAAAATTGAACTTCCAGAAGCTGAATTCGTCTGTGATGACACTTCTAAAGAGTTTATCCAGAATCTAAAATATAACTGGCTTGAGATTTTTTCAGATGGAAAGGAATATCTTATCTCACTTCTTTCAAGCGATCAGACACAACTCTATAAAGCCCAATGGTGCAATGATCCATATACATCTATTCTTACATATAATGCAAATGTCGGATCCTTTATTCTCTCAAAAGTGAGTGAAATGGTCATTAATAAAAAACCATATCCTGAAGTTGAAAACGTCCTGAGAGAAGGTTTACATACTTATTATCAATCAATCGTTATGGAGGTTATTGAACACCTCATAGATAATTAGACGGAGGTCTTTCAATGAAAAAGGGTTTGATCATTTTATGTTGGCTTTTACCTATAGTACTGTGGGCTGAGGAGGTCACGTTTACCGAACACCCCATTACTGCTGCAGGATCTGGCAATCCAGGGCTGTATGCTGCAGATCTTGATGGAGATGGAGATAACGACATCGTTGCATCGGTCAGTTCCCCTCAAGCACTAAAATGGTGGAGGAATGATGGGGATAATACAATCATGTGGACAGAGTTCCACATTTCAAACGATCCCGCATTCTACATCTATGCTGAAGACATGAACAATGACCAGCATACCGACATTCTTGCCACATGCTTAAATGGACAGGTTGCTTATTGGAAGAACAGCGGAGATAGTTTACCGAGTTGGGAGAAAGTCATTGTTGCAACAGGATTTACTACTCCACACGGAATTTACGCGTGCGATATTGATAATGATTCTGACATGGATATTCTTGCTACTTCTGCCGGTCTCGGTA
This window contains:
- a CDS encoding PadR family transcriptional regulator, which codes for MISSIELTVLGLINYRPMHGYKLCNFFEEKGIYDMMEIKKPSVYSILKRYEKEGLISGEYEFDENNPPRKVYSATDKGIKFLRDNLKDFLLNYSSLNPAGFWHLLRFCKNNVTQEEFIEIIKHMKGVFLSHMRDLDKKKENLIKNFSEPEMNYFTLMEDMFVVLHKANLKALNGFISFAENSENESYFLKKEEIKE
- a CDS encoding DUF481 domain-containing protein, which encodes MKVKVLIIFVILNAIVCSSVFAQDKNWSNTTELSFVNTTGNTEVTTLSAKDKLSYKFSPKIETILNLAALYGKSDGVKNSENYSAKLKISYLISERFYTSLIAGWSKDEFAGVDSKIWIGPALGYKILTGPKHTLDFEAGAEYVDEKFVDDTKNGYFNGRAFTEYKFIFSEKSNLSQSLEFNYDFENSDNYDMTSVTAITTALSDMLSLKASYNINYVNAPVPATLKKTDTALSVSLIINM
- a CDS encoding CotH kinase family protein → MKKLAFIISILLLPVASLFAQDLYDINTITQIEITFAESNWDYILDTYYAAGDEERLVGSVTVNGIQFDSVGVRYKGNSSYSPNNVKNPFNIKLDHIIDDQTYQNYGTLKLANGFKDPSFVRETLSYEIARNYMIAGLANFCEVTVNEQYIGLYTSVQSVDKYFKNNHFPGAVDVRFKGELSGGASPTVTIVWGYHGADSSSYYDYYELKSDEGWSDLIDFLEVFNNNPDEMADYLNVDNHLWMLAYDNLTVNLDAPINFGHNFYLFKDGSDRFNPILWDLNENFGAFSMLLGGPPLNTYQLQTLDPLLNMYDSYYPIIGKVLNIDKYKKMYIAHMRTIIEDYFENGLYETRAQELQDIIDSEYQNDPNTFYSYSEFNQNITSTVGGMGPGSQPVVGLTQLMDTRSTWLLNQSAFQGAIPEISNQNYTPQFVAPGTTTWINADVTDADDVFLYYRLCAYDGFSALEMYDDGNHNDGTAGDGTYGVSIQVGYDDVNYYFYAQNSDQGVFFPQRASHEYYEIGVIGVTGDVLINEINYNSEDDFDPDDWIELYNNDDQEVDISGWIVKDDNDDHIFVIPDNTVLGLEEYLVLCVDSSMFKSCFPDVENLIGNLDFGFGGGGDQVRLFNVTGALVDSVEYDDEDPWPTEPDGNGPTLELLDPNFDNTLAENWHASTEHGTPGSLNSSGVGIDDPNNDRVFSLKNYPNPFTNQTKISFSLPQTEFVEVTIYNIKGQIVKTLLKDSCNPGEYSVMWDGKDNYGSDLKSGIYLYRLSVDGEPQMTEKMILMK